The following proteins come from a genomic window of Microtus ochrogaster isolate Prairie Vole_2 chromosome 7, MicOch1.0, whole genome shotgun sequence:
- the Ubald1 gene encoding UBA-like domain-containing protein 1: MSVNMDELKHQVMINQFVLTAGCAADQAKQLLQAAHWQFETALSAFFQETNIPYSHHHQMMCTPANTPATPPNFPDALTMFSRLKASESFHSGGSSGSPMATSATSPPPHFPHATGSFATPSWPTAASPPGGPQHHQSQPPLWTPAPPSPASDWPPLAPQQATSEPRAHPAMEAER, encoded by the exons ATGTCCGTGAACATGGACGAGCTCAAACACCAGGTGATGATCAACCAGTTCGTGCTGACGGCGGGCTGTGCGGCCGATCAGGCGAAGCAGCTGCTGCAGGCGGCCCACTGGCAGTTCGAG ACAGCTCTCAGCGCCTTTTTCCAGGAGACCAACATCCCttacagccaccaccaccagatg ATGTGCACTCCCGCCAACACCCCTGCCACGCCCCCCAACTTTCCTGATGCCCTCACCATGTTCTCCCGTCTCAAGGCCTCTGAAAGCTTCCATAGTGGTGGCAGCAGCGGCAGCCCAATGGCCACGTCGGCCACGTCACCCCCACCGCACTTCCCCCATGCCACTGGCAGCTTTGCAACACCCAGCTGGCCAACTGCAGCCTCGCCCCCAGGAGGCCCACAGCACCACCAGTCGCAGCCACCCCTGTGGACTCCGGCACCCCCTTCCCCAGCTTCAGACTGGCCTCCTCTGGCCCCCCAACAGGCCACCTCAGAACCAAGGGCCCACCCTGCCATGGAGGCAGAGAGATAA